In a single window of the Salvelinus fontinalis isolate EN_2023a unplaced genomic scaffold, ASM2944872v1 scaffold_0023, whole genome shotgun sequence genome:
- the LOC129842212 gene encoding parvalbumin alpha — MAALKDFLKADDIQKALDAVKAEGSFDHKKFFALVGLKAMTPDNVKKVFQAIDADQSGFIEEEELKFVLKSFAEDGRDLTDAETKAFLNAADKDGDGKIGIDEFEVLVHEV; from the exons ATGGCCGCTTTGAAAGATTTTTTGAAAGCTGACGATATTCAGAAGGCCCTTGATGCAGTCAAAG CGGAGGGTTCCTTCGACCATAAGAAGTTCTTTGCTCTGGTGGGCCTGAAGGCCATGACTCCTGACAATGTCAAGAAGGTGTTCCAGGCTATTGATGCTGACCAGAGTGGATTCATTGAGGAGGAGGAGCTCAA GTTTGTGCTGAAGAGTTTCGCTGAGGACGGCAGAGACCTGACCGACGCCGAGACCAAAGCCTTCCTTAATGCCGCCGACAAGGACGGAGACGGAAAGATCGGCATCGACG AGTTTGAAGTCTTGGTCCATGAGGTGTAA